A region of Jannaschia sp. W003 DNA encodes the following proteins:
- a CDS encoding mechanosensitive ion channel family protein — protein sequence MQVLSIKVLQVLLYGAAFLVGLHLTGFDLTGLAVLTGAIGIGVGFGLQKVVSNLVSGIIILLDKSIKPGDVISLGDTFGWVESLTARYVAITTRTGKEYLIPNEDLITGQVVNWSHSDHFVRIEIEFGTAYGDDAERVREVAVAAALSCDRVLADHPPVCHIVAFGEVAIEYVLRFWISDPNRGLTNVRGTVFLALLKAFRAEGITIPLPQREVRILGCGRPGCGWGTGGMVAPGGLEPPTSRL from the coding sequence ATGCAGGTGCTGTCGATCAAGGTGCTGCAGGTGCTGCTCTACGGCGCAGCGTTCCTGGTGGGCCTCCACCTCACCGGCTTCGACCTCACGGGGCTGGCCGTGCTGACCGGCGCGATCGGCATCGGCGTGGGCTTCGGGCTGCAGAAGGTGGTCTCGAACCTCGTCTCGGGGATCATCATCCTGCTCGACAAGTCGATCAAGCCCGGCGACGTGATCAGCCTCGGCGACACCTTCGGCTGGGTCGAGTCCCTCACCGCGCGCTACGTCGCCATCACCACGCGCACGGGCAAGGAGTACCTGATCCCCAACGAGGACCTCATCACCGGGCAGGTGGTGAACTGGTCGCATTCCGACCACTTCGTGCGCATCGAGATCGAGTTCGGCACCGCCTACGGCGACGACGCCGAGCGGGTGCGCGAGGTGGCGGTCGCCGCCGCCTTGAGCTGCGATCGGGTGCTCGCCGACCACCCGCCCGTCTGCCACATCGTGGCCTTCGGCGAGGTGGCCATCGAGTACGTGCTGCGGTTCTGGATCAGCGACCCGAACCGGGGCCTGACCAACGTGCGGGGCACCGTGTTCCTGGCGCTGCTCAAGGCGTTCCGGGCCGAGGGCATCACCATCCCGCTGCCGCAGCGCGAGGTGCGGATCCTCGGGTGCGGTCGGCCGGGCTGCGGATGGGGAACGGGAGGGATGGTGGCGCCGGGTGGACTTGAACCACCGACCTCTCGATTATGA
- a CDS encoding FAD-binding oxidoreductase has translation MTDPLDDLRALLGAAHVLTGTDVARFARDWTGKWRAAPLAVVRPASTAEVADCVRLAARHGLAVVPVGGNTGLVGGTANEGALMVSLERMNRVREIRADSRVAVVEAGVVLSDLHDAAEAERLIFPLTFGARGSARVGGFLATNAGGSNVVRYGSTRGLCLGLEVVMADGRVLDLMSELHKDNSGLDLRDLFIGAEGTLGLITAAVLKLAPLPRHRATALANVSGLDAALGLLHRLQAASDGAVEAFEYMPRSYRRALAAHRPDLEPPLEAADHAVMIELGGLSRPLGDALEAALGEALEAGEVLDAVVAQSEAQRRRIWEMREAAAEITFTRLPIVDSDVALPLDRVGAFLGEMRARLDQMDPGAEDLVVAHLGDGNVHLTLYPTRDDEAHLDGLREMVEDEVVRLGGSISAEHGVGLAKLSTMRRRKDPVALDVMRAVKRALDPEGRMNPGKVIPEE, from the coding sequence ATGACCGATCCCCTCGACGACCTGCGCGCCCTTCTCGGCGCCGCCCACGTCCTCACCGGCACCGACGTGGCGCGCTTCGCCCGCGACTGGACCGGCAAGTGGCGCGCCGCGCCCCTCGCCGTGGTGCGCCCCGCCTCCACCGCCGAGGTCGCGGACTGCGTGCGCCTCGCCGCGCGCCACGGGCTCGCCGTGGTGCCCGTGGGCGGCAACACCGGGCTGGTGGGCGGCACCGCCAACGAAGGCGCGCTGATGGTGTCCCTCGAGCGCATGAACCGCGTCCGCGAGATCCGCGCGGACTCCCGCGTGGCCGTGGTCGAGGCGGGCGTGGTGCTTTCGGACCTCCACGACGCCGCCGAGGCGGAACGCCTGATCTTCCCGCTGACCTTCGGCGCCCGCGGCTCGGCGCGGGTGGGCGGGTTCCTCGCCACCAACGCGGGCGGCTCGAACGTGGTGCGCTACGGCTCCACGCGCGGGCTGTGCCTGGGGTTGGAGGTGGTGATGGCCGACGGGCGCGTGCTCGACCTGATGAGCGAGTTGCACAAGGACAACTCGGGGCTGGACCTGCGCGACCTGTTCATCGGGGCGGAAGGAACGCTGGGGCTGATCACCGCGGCGGTGCTGAAGCTGGCGCCCCTGCCCCGCCACCGCGCGACGGCGCTCGCTAACGTGTCGGGCCTCGACGCCGCGCTCGGCCTCCTCCACAGGCTCCAGGCGGCGTCGGACGGGGCCGTAGAGGCGTTCGAGTACATGCCCCGCTCCTACCGCCGCGCGCTCGCCGCGCACCGCCCCGACCTGGAGCCCCCCCTGGAGGCGGCCGACCACGCGGTGATGATCGAGCTGGGCGGCCTGTCGCGTCCCCTCGGCGACGCGCTGGAGGCGGCGTTGGGCGAGGCCCTGGAGGCGGGCGAGGTGCTCGACGCCGTGGTCGCCCAGTCCGAGGCCCAGCGCCGGCGCATCTGGGAGATGCGCGAGGCCGCCGCAGAGATCACCTTCACGCGGCTGCCCATCGTGGACAGCGACGTGGCCCTGCCGCTCGACCGCGTGGGCGCGTTCCTCGGGGAGATGCGCGCGCGGCTGGACCAGATGGACCCCGGCGCCGAGGACCTCGTGGTGGCGCATCTGGGCGACGGCAACGTGCACCTGACGCTGTATCCCACGCGGGACGACGAGGCGCATCTGGATGGCCTGCGCGAGATGGTCGAGGACGAGGTGGTGCGCCTCGGCGGCTCGATCTCGGCGGAGCACGGGGTGGGGCTGGCGAAGCTCTCGACCATGCGGCGGCGCAAGGACCCGGTGGCGCTCGACGTGATGCGTGCGGTGAAGCGGGCGCTGGACCCGGAGGGGCGGATGAACCCGGGCAAGGTCATTCCGGAGGAATGA
- a CDS encoding triacylglycerol lipase, translated as MRALLALLIGLAAPAGAQEKPCTVLLHGLARSDASLLVLQEALEMDGRRVVNSGYDSASAGVEKLARRAVPEAIAACGEAERIDFVTHSMGGILLRVHARNNPMPPGRTVMLAPPNHGSELVDRLATLPPFDWMNGPAGAELGTDGVTTKLGPVWDGVGVVAGDRSLSALYSALLPGPDDGKVTVKSTRVAGMADHVVLPVTHTFMMNAPVVIAQVLAFLETGRFVEGLDTADAVGGVVGEAVDGALGAVGTFFAD; from the coding sequence ATGCGCGCGCTCCTCGCCCTCCTCATCGGTCTCGCCGCCCCGGCCGGGGCGCAGGAGAAGCCGTGCACCGTGCTGCTCCACGGCCTCGCCCGCTCCGACGCCTCGCTGCTGGTGCTGCAGGAGGCCCTGGAGATGGACGGCCGCCGGGTGGTGAACTCGGGCTACGACAGCGCCTCGGCGGGCGTCGAGAAGCTGGCCCGCCGCGCCGTGCCCGAGGCCATCGCCGCCTGCGGCGAGGCGGAGCGCATCGACTTCGTGACCCACTCCATGGGCGGCATCCTCCTGCGCGTCCATGCCCGCAACAACCCGATGCCGCCGGGCCGCACGGTGATGCTGGCCCCCCCGAACCACGGCTCGGAGCTGGTGGACCGCCTCGCCACGCTGCCGCCCTTCGACTGGATGAACGGCCCCGCCGGCGCGGAGCTGGGCACGGACGGCGTGACCACCAAGCTCGGCCCCGTGTGGGACGGCGTGGGCGTCGTCGCCGGCGACCGCTCGCTCTCGGCACTTTACTCGGCGCTGCTGCCGGGGCCCGATGACGGCAAGGTCACGGTGAAGTCCACGCGCGTCGCGGGCATGGCCGACCACGTGGTGCTGCCCGTGACCCACACGTTCATGATGAACGCCCCGGTGGTGATCGCGCAGGTGCTGGCGTTCCTGGAGACGGGGCGGTTCGTCGAGGGGCTCGACACGGCGGATGCGGTGGGCGGCGTGGTGGGCGAGGCGGTCGACGGCGCGCTGGGCGCGGTGGGGACGTTCTTCGCGGACTGA
- a CDS encoding NUDIX domain-containing protein: MIRLAVRAVLVHQSRLLMVNAYGPAHGSDLWCLPGGGAEPHEGLPGSLRREVLEETGLEVRVDAPCLVNEFHDPARGFHQVEVFFRCRLRRGALNEAWRDPEGIVTRRRWVAREELAGVRHKPDALAAVAWDDAAPLRYDPLERIVP; the protein is encoded by the coding sequence ATGATCCGCCTCGCCGTCCGCGCGGTGCTCGTGCACCAGAGCCGTCTGCTGATGGTCAACGCCTACGGGCCTGCGCACGGCTCCGACCTGTGGTGCCTGCCCGGCGGCGGGGCCGAGCCGCACGAGGGGCTGCCCGGCTCGCTCCGGCGCGAGGTGCTGGAGGAGACGGGGCTGGAGGTGCGCGTGGACGCGCCCTGCCTCGTGAACGAGTTCCACGACCCCGCGCGGGGCTTCCATCAGGTGGAGGTGTTCTTCCGCTGCCGGCTGCGGCGCGGGGCGCTGAATGAGGCGTGGCGCGACCCCGAGGGGATCGTGACCCGCCGCCGCTGGGTCGCGCGCGAGGAGTTGGCGGGGGTGCGCCACAAGCCGGACGCGCTGGCCGCCGTGGCGTGGGACGACGCCGCGCCGCTGCGCTACGACCCCCTGGAGCGGATCGTGCCCTGA
- a CDS encoding DMT family transporter: MRTLALAALAMTFMAGNSLLTRAGVLAGTDPVAFAAIRVAAGAATLAVLARGRVPLGGAKRWGAALALAVYLLGFSLAYRSLDAGLGALILFATVQLALLAAGLARAEAVSPRRLAGMALALGGLGWLLWPSAAPRFAAPDAALMVLAGLGWAAYSVAGKFEPRPLLGNAGNFAAAAALFALLAPLWWGAAVTPTGLALALVSGAVTSGVGYAVLYRVLPGLGLAAAGVAQLSVPVIAMVLGALLLAEVPSARSLLAGALVLAGIALATGQGTIRSRGS; the protein is encoded by the coding sequence ATGAGAACCCTCGCCCTCGCCGCCCTCGCCATGACCTTCATGGCCGGCAACTCGCTGCTGACCCGCGCCGGGGTGCTTGCCGGCACCGACCCGGTCGCCTTCGCCGCAATCCGCGTGGCCGCCGGCGCGGCTACCCTCGCGGTGCTGGCGCGCGGGCGGGTGCCGCTGGGCGGCGCGAAGCGGTGGGGCGCGGCCCTCGCGCTCGCGGTCTACCTCCTGGGCTTCTCCCTCGCCTACCGCAGCCTCGACGCCGGCCTCGGCGCGCTGATCCTCTTCGCCACCGTCCAGCTCGCGCTCCTCGCGGCGGGCCTCGCACGGGCCGAGGCCGTCTCGCCCCGGCGCCTCGCGGGCATGGCGCTCGCCCTCGGGGGCCTCGGCTGGCTGCTCTGGCCCTCGGCCGCGCCCCGCTTCGCCGCCCCCGACGCGGCGCTGATGGTGCTCGCCGGCCTCGGCTGGGCGGCCTACAGCGTCGCCGGCAAGTTCGAGCCGCGCCCGCTCCTCGGCAACGCCGGCAACTTCGCCGCCGCCGCCGCGCTCTTCGCGCTCCTCGCGCCGCTCTGGTGGGGGGCGGCGGTCACGCCCACCGGCCTCGCCCTCGCGCTGGTCTCCGGCGCGGTCACGTCCGGCGTCGGCTACGCGGTGCTCTACCGGGTGCTGCCGGGGCTCGGGCTGGCGGCGGCGGGCGTGGCGCAGCTCTCGGTGCCGGTGATCGCCATGGTCCTCGGGGCGCTCCTGCTGGCCGAGGTGCCGTCCGCGCGCAGCCTCCTCGCCGGCGCGCTCGTGCTCGCGGGGATCGCGCTGGCGACGGGTCAGGGCACGATCCGCTCCAGGGGGTCGTAG
- a CDS encoding DUF2161 domain-containing phosphodiesterase: MSRPPETALYPPVKAFLEAQGYAVKGEIGPADVVAVRGDEPPVIVELKTGWSLSLIQQGVARQDATPHVYLAVPAPEGRRGYAALKANLRLARRLGLGVLTVRASNGLVTVHCDPGPFRPRLLRRPRERLLREFAARRGDPSEGGATRAGLVTAYRQDCEALARHLAAGPAKGAAVAKATGVAKATAMMRDNHYGWFVRVEVGVYALTPEGAAVAMGEGGSAPGPSGLPRDI; the protein is encoded by the coding sequence ATGTCACGCCCGCCCGAGACCGCGCTCTACCCCCCCGTCAAGGCGTTCCTGGAGGCGCAGGGCTACGCCGTGAAGGGCGAGATCGGCCCCGCCGACGTGGTGGCGGTGCGCGGGGACGAGCCGCCCGTGATCGTGGAGCTGAAGACGGGCTGGTCGCTCTCGCTGATCCAGCAGGGCGTGGCCCGGCAAGACGCGACGCCCCACGTCTACCTCGCCGTCCCCGCGCCCGAGGGCCGGCGCGGATACGCCGCGCTCAAGGCCAACCTGCGCCTCGCGCGGCGGCTGGGGCTGGGGGTGCTGACGGTGCGCGCCTCGAACGGGCTGGTCACCGTCCATTGCGACCCCGGCCCGTTCCGCCCCCGCCTTCTCCGGCGCCCGCGCGAGCGGCTCCTGCGCGAGTTCGCGGCCCGGCGGGGCGATCCTTCCGAAGGCGGCGCCACGCGGGCGGGGCTGGTCACGGCCTACCGGCAGGACTGCGAGGCCCTGGCCCGCCACCTCGCCGCCGGCCCCGCGAAGGGGGCGGCGGTGGCGAAGGCGACCGGGGTCGCGAAGGCCACGGCGATGATGCGGGACAATCATTATGGGTGGTTCGTGCGGGTGGAGGTGGGGGTCTACGCGCTGACCCCCGAGGGCGCGGCCGTGGCGATGGGGGAGGGGGGCTCTGCCCCCGGCCCTTCGGGCCTCCCCCGAGATATTTAG
- a CDS encoding manganese-dependent inorganic pyrophosphatase, protein MTTLVFGHRAPDTDSTGAPIAWAWYLGTQGEEAEAVLLGEPNTEAAFVLERWKLDRPRIIDDVEADQRVVIVDTNNPAELPKSLGEADVCAIIDHHKLAGGIETKRPIDITIKPLACTATVMAGLMGDEAVDGAPEHIRGAMLSCILSDTLEFRSPTTTDTDRALAERLADGLGVSIPDLAAEMFKAKSDVSRFSEAELLRMDSKEYAVEGTKFRVSVLETTAPEVVLDRKQAIMDAMPKVAEEDGVTGVLLFVVDILREEATLLVPDTLTKAVAEASFGATVDGDSVVLPGVMSRKKQIIPALKL, encoded by the coding sequence ATGACCACCCTCGTATTCGGCCACCGCGCCCCCGACACCGATTCCACCGGCGCGCCGATCGCCTGGGCCTGGTACCTCGGGACCCAAGGCGAGGAGGCCGAGGCGGTGCTCTTGGGCGAGCCGAACACCGAGGCGGCCTTCGTGCTGGAGCGCTGGAAGCTGGACCGCCCGCGCATCATCGACGACGTGGAGGCGGACCAGCGCGTCGTGATCGTGGACACGAACAACCCCGCCGAGCTGCCCAAGTCGCTGGGCGAGGCCGACGTCTGCGCCATCATCGACCACCACAAGCTGGCGGGCGGCATCGAGACCAAGCGCCCCATCGACATCACCATCAAGCCGCTGGCCTGCACCGCCACGGTGATGGCCGGGCTGATGGGCGACGAAGCGGTCGACGGCGCCCCGGAGCACATCCGCGGCGCGATGCTGTCGTGCATCCTGTCGGACACCCTCGAGTTCCGCTCGCCCACCACCACCGACACCGACCGCGCGCTGGCCGAGCGGCTGGCCGACGGCCTCGGGGTCTCGATCCCCGACCTCGCCGCCGAAATGTTCAAGGCGAAGTCCGACGTGAGCCGCTTCTCGGAGGCGGAGCTCCTGCGGATGGACTCCAAGGAGTATGCGGTCGAGGGCACCAAGTTCCGCGTCTCGGTGCTGGAGACCACCGCGCCCGAGGTGGTGCTCGACCGCAAGCAGGCCATCATGGACGCCATGCCCAAGGTGGCCGAGGAGGACGGCGTGACCGGCGTGCTCCTGTTCGTGGTCGACATCCTGCGCGAGGAGGCCACCCTCCTCGTGCCCGACACGCTGACGAAGGCCGTGGCCGAGGCCTCGTTCGGCGCCACCGTGGACGGCGACAGCGTGGTGCTGCCCGGCGTCATGAGCCGCAAGAAGCAGATCATCCCGGCGCTCAAGCTGTGA
- a CDS encoding HAD family hydrolase, whose product MFVDLWGCVHDGLRPLPGAVEALQAYRAGGGRVILVTNAPRPRDSVAEQLGRIGVARDAWDDIATSGDSARLALFRGAVGTKVWHLGPPHDAPFFEPPRILDDPAPIELVSLNAAEGIACTGPFDPLADLAVLRPQLLAAKTRGLKLLCANPDIVVDRGEVREWCAGAVAQLYAEMGGESLYFGKPHPPIYDLARRRLAQIADVSDDAILCVGDGVLTDARGAMGEGLDMLFLSGGLAAEETGTVPGGDPDPERLAALVAREQVEPRFAMGTLR is encoded by the coding sequence ATGTTCGTGGACCTGTGGGGCTGCGTCCACGACGGGCTGCGCCCCCTGCCCGGCGCCGTCGAGGCGCTGCAGGCGTATCGCGCGGGGGGCGGCCGGGTGATCCTGGTCACCAACGCGCCCCGGCCCCGCGACTCCGTGGCCGAGCAGCTGGGCCGCATCGGCGTCGCCCGCGACGCCTGGGACGACATCGCCACGTCGGGCGACTCCGCGCGGCTGGCGCTGTTCCGGGGCGCGGTGGGCACGAAGGTCTGGCACCTCGGCCCACCCCATGACGCGCCGTTCTTCGAGCCGCCGCGCATCCTGGACGATCCCGCGCCGATCGAGCTGGTCTCGCTGAACGCCGCCGAGGGCATCGCCTGCACCGGCCCGTTCGACCCCCTCGCCGACCTCGCCGTGCTGCGGCCGCAGCTCTTGGCGGCGAAGACGCGGGGGCTGAAGCTGCTCTGCGCCAACCCCGACATCGTGGTGGACCGGGGCGAGGTGCGCGAGTGGTGTGCGGGCGCCGTGGCCCAGCTCTATGCCGAGATGGGGGGCGAGTCGCTCTACTTCGGCAAGCCGCACCCGCCGATCTACGACCTCGCCCGGCGGCGCCTCGCGCAGATCGCGGACGTGAGCGACGACGCGATCCTGTGCGTGGGCGACGGCGTGCTGACGGACGCGCGCGGCGCCATGGGCGAGGGTCTCGACATGCTGTTCCTGTCGGGCGGGCTGGCCGCCGAGGAAACCGGGACCGTGCCGGGGGGCGACCCGGACCCCGAGCGGCTGGCCGCGCTGGTGGCACGCGAGCAGGTGGAGCCGCGCTTCGCGATGGGCACGCTTCGGTAA
- a CDS encoding MaoC family dehydratase, whose translation MLDNAPRGTICIEDIEIGMTRSLTKIVTDRDIELFAEVSTDHNPVHLDDAYARDTIFEGRIAHGMLTAGLISAVIGEQLPGHGTVYLGQTLKFLAPVRPGDMVEAVVRVTDMDLRKRRVTMETWCEIGGKRVLAGEAVVLAPSRKFD comes from the coding sequence ATGCTCGACAACGCGCCGCGCGGAACGATCTGCATCGAGGACATCGAGATCGGGATGACCCGCTCGCTCACGAAGATCGTGACCGACCGGGACATCGAGCTGTTCGCCGAGGTCTCCACCGACCACAACCCGGTGCATTTGGACGACGCATATGCCCGCGACACCATCTTCGAGGGCCGCATCGCCCACGGGATGCTGACCGCCGGCCTGATCTCGGCGGTGATCGGCGAGCAGCTCCCGGGCCACGGCACGGTGTACCTCGGCCAGACGCTGAAGTTCCTGGCCCCCGTGCGCCCCGGCGACATGGTGGAGGCGGTGGTGCGCGTGACGGACATGGACCTGCGCAAGCGGCGCGTCACGATGGAGACGTGGTGCGAGATCGGCGGCAAGCGGGTGCTGGCCGGCGAGGCGGTGGTGCTGGCGCCGTCGCGGAAGTTCGACTGA
- the gatC gene encoding Asp-tRNA(Asn)/Glu-tRNA(Gln) amidotransferase subunit GatC, whose amino-acid sequence MSIDEETARKVAKLARIAVPEDRLPALAGEFNAILGFIEQLGEVDVDGVEPMTSVTPMRLRRREDVVTDGSKQEAVLRNAPDAREGFFAVPKVVE is encoded by the coding sequence ATGTCCATCGACGAGGAAACCGCGCGCAAGGTCGCGAAGCTCGCGCGCATCGCGGTGCCCGAGGACCGGCTGCCGGCGCTCGCCGGCGAGTTCAATGCCATCCTCGGCTTCATCGAGCAGCTCGGCGAGGTCGACGTGGACGGCGTGGAGCCGATGACCTCGGTGACGCCCATGCGCCTGCGCCGCCGCGAGGACGTCGTGACCGACGGGTCGAAGCAGGAGGCCGTGCTGCGCAACGCCCCGGACGCCCGCGAGGGCTTCTTCGCCGTGCCGAAGGTGGTGGAATGA
- the gatA gene encoding Asp-tRNA(Asn)/Glu-tRNA(Gln) amidotransferase subunit GatA — MTLTDLTLAGARDALRSGETTAQALAEAHIEAAEASAPLNAFVHHTPDLARRQAEAADARLRRGDAPAMCGIPIGVKDLFCTEGVASQAGSRILEGFEPPYESTVTDHLQRAGAVTLGKLNMDEFAMGSSNETSVYGPVVNPWRADGSDAPLTPGGSSGGSAAAVAARTCIAALGTDTGGSIRQPAAFTGIVGLKPTYGRVSRWGIVAFASSLDQAGPMTRTVRDAAIMLGAMAGHDPKDSTSADRAVPDFEAMLSGDVRGQVIGIPREYRMDGMPGEIEALWTRGIEMLRDAGAETRDISLPHTRYALPAYYVIAPAEASSNLARYDGVRYGRRAALAQGDGITEMYEKTRAEGFGDEVQRRVMVGTYVLSAGFYDAYYNRARKVRTLIRRDFEEAFADGVDAILTPATPSAAFPLGTMEDADPIAMYLNDVFTVTVNLAGLPGISVPAGLDGSGLPLGLQVIGRPWEEGALMNVAQALEDRAGFVARPERWW, encoded by the coding sequence ATGACCCTGACCGACCTGACCCTCGCCGGCGCGCGCGACGCGCTGCGCAGCGGCGAGACCACCGCGCAGGCGCTCGCGGAGGCGCACATCGAGGCCGCCGAGGCCTCCGCGCCCCTCAACGCCTTCGTGCATCACACCCCGGACCTCGCCCGCCGGCAGGCCGAGGCCGCCGACGCGCGCCTGCGCCGCGGCGACGCGCCCGCCATGTGCGGCATACCGATCGGCGTAAAGGACCTGTTCTGCACCGAGGGCGTGGCCAGCCAGGCCGGCTCGCGCATCCTCGAGGGGTTCGAGCCGCCCTACGAGTCCACCGTGACGGACCACCTCCAGCGCGCCGGCGCCGTCACCCTGGGCAAGCTGAACATGGACGAGTTCGCCATGGGCTCGTCGAACGAGACCTCCGTCTACGGCCCCGTGGTGAACCCGTGGCGGGCGGACGGATCCGACGCCCCCCTCACGCCCGGCGGCTCGTCGGGCGGCTCGGCGGCGGCCGTCGCGGCACGCACCTGCATCGCCGCGCTCGGCACCGACACCGGCGGCTCGATCCGCCAGCCTGCGGCGTTCACCGGGATCGTGGGCCTCAAGCCCACCTACGGGCGCGTGAGCCGCTGGGGCATCGTCGCATTCGCCTCCTCGCTTGACCAGGCGGGGCCAATGACGCGCACGGTGCGGGATGCGGCGATCATGCTGGGAGCCATGGCCGGGCACGACCCGAAGGACTCCACCTCCGCGGACCGCGCGGTGCCGGACTTCGAGGCGATGCTCTCGGGCGACGTGCGGGGCCAGGTCATCGGCATTCCGCGCGAGTACCGCATGGACGGCATGCCGGGCGAGATCGAGGCGCTGTGGACCCGCGGCATCGAGATGCTGCGCGACGCGGGCGCCGAGACCCGCGACATCTCTCTGCCCCACACCAGGTACGCCCTGCCCGCCTACTACGTGATCGCGCCCGCGGAGGCATCCAGTAACCTCGCGCGCTACGACGGCGTGCGCTACGGCCGCCGTGCGGCGCTCGCCCAGGGCGACGGCATCACCGAGATGTACGAGAAGACGCGGGCCGAGGGCTTCGGCGACGAGGTGCAGCGGCGGGTGATGGTGGGAACCTACGTGCTCTCGGCCGGGTTCTACGACGCCTACTACAACCGGGCCCGCAAGGTCCGCACGCTGATCCGACGCGACTTCGAGGAGGCCTTCGCGGACGGCGTCGACGCGATCCTGACCCCGGCCACGCCCTCGGCGGCGTTCCCGCTGGGCACCATGGAGGACGCCGACCCGATCGCGATGTACCTCAACGACGTGTTCACGGTGACGGTGAACCTCGCCGGGCTGCCGGGCATCTCGGTGCCGGCGGGGCTGGACGGCTCCGGGCTGCCGCTCGGGCTGCAGGTGATCGGACGGCCCTGGGAAGAGGGCGCGTTGATGAATGTGGCACAGGCGCTGGAGGATCGCGCCGGATTCGTGGCGCGGCCGGAACGGTGGTGGTAG
- a CDS encoding N-acetylmuramoyl-L-alanine amidase: protein MEHIPSPNHGPRTFGGTPRLVVVHYTAMQGIDPVLRHFERPETQLSAHYVVGEDGRTVQMVDEDRRAWHAGIGCWGEFADVNSFSIGIELCNAGTHPFAARQMDALERLLEDVMARHAIPPEAVIGHSDSAPGRKQDPGPRFDWRRLAVRGLAVWPEGRAWRAPNWPAFRAALRRFGYTAEVDDAVLLETFRLRWRPCGLGPLDAEDMAVAGELASRWPVETAAPVDLRVVAG from the coding sequence GTGGAGCACATCCCCTCGCCCAACCACGGGCCGCGCACCTTCGGCGGCACGCCCCGGCTGGTGGTGGTGCACTACACGGCGATGCAGGGCATAGACCCGGTGTTGCGCCACTTCGAGCGCCCCGAGACCCAGCTGTCGGCCCACTACGTCGTGGGCGAGGACGGGCGCACCGTGCAGATGGTCGACGAGGACCGCCGCGCCTGGCACGCCGGGATCGGCTGCTGGGGCGAGTTCGCGGACGTGAACAGCTTCTCGATCGGCATCGAGCTGTGCAACGCGGGCACGCACCCCTTCGCGGCCCGGCAGATGGACGCGCTGGAGCGGCTGCTGGAGGACGTGATGGCGCGCCACGCGATCCCGCCCGAGGCCGTGATCGGCCACTCCGACAGCGCGCCGGGGCGCAAGCAGGACCCGGGCCCCCGCTTCGACTGGCGCCGCCTCGCGGTGCGGGGCCTGGCCGTCTGGCCCGAGGGCCGCGCGTGGCGGGCGCCGAACTGGCCGGCCTTCCGCGCCGCGCTGCGCCGCTTCGGCTATACAGCGGAGGTGGACGACGCGGTGCTCCTCGAGACGTTCCGCCTGCGCTGGCGGCCCTGCGGCCTCGGCCCCCTGGACGCCGAGGACATGGCGGTGGCGGGCGAGCTGGCCTCGCGCTGGCCCGTGGAGACCGCGGCGCCCGTTGACCTGCGGGTGGTGGCGGGCTAG
- a CDS encoding PAS domain-containing protein, whose amino-acid sequence MTHTVERTRVLPGWRVVLPDPARRAAAEADEPRALVRGDGMIGLLNPAFLEQLGFDPEDDLRGLHFAAFWSHELRADVSRALRDAGGGAERELALDLAYVTGTARQCRIVLRPLGTGLVEARLSVT is encoded by the coding sequence ATGACCCACACCGTGGAGCGGACCCGTGTGCTGCCGGGCTGGCGGGTGGTGCTGCCGGATCCGGCGCGCCGCGCCGCCGCCGAGGCGGACGAGCCGCGGGCGCTGGTGCGCGGCGACGGCATGATCGGCCTGCTCAACCCCGCCTTCCTGGAGCAGCTCGGCTTCGACCCGGAGGACGACCTGCGCGGTCTCCACTTCGCGGCCTTCTGGTCGCACGAGCTGCGCGCAGACGTCAGCCGCGCCCTGCGCGACGCGGGGGGCGGGGCGGAGCGGGAGCTGGCGCTCGACCTCGCTTACGTCACCGGGACCGCGCGGCAGTGCCGCATAGTGCTGCGCCCGCTCGGCACGGGGCTGGTGGAGGCGCGGCTGAGCGTGACGTGA
- the rpmG gene encoding 50S ribosomal protein L33, with protein MAKPTTIKIRLNSSAGTGHFYVTKKNARTMTEKMVTRKYDPVARKHVEYKEGKIK; from the coding sequence ATGGCGAAGCCCACCACCATCAAGATCCGCCTGAACTCGAGCGCCGGCACCGGCCACTTCTACGTGACCAAGAAGAACGCGCGCACGATGACCGAGAAGATGGTCACCCGGAAGTACGACCCCGTCGCGCGCAAGCACGTCGAGTACAAGGAAGGCAAGATCAAGTAA